The Oncorhynchus mykiss isolate Arlee chromosome 5, USDA_OmykA_1.1, whole genome shotgun sequence DNA window AGTTCACATAATGCCTTATTAACTTATAAGGTCATGTCTGGCCCTAGGATTGCTTATCAGTATGAGTGGTGTACTGTACATGGCTCCATGACGTCTCTTAACTATTTTGGGAATTGTCTGGCAGCAAAGGGGTTTCACTCACATTAGCTGTGTTTTTCTAATTTTCCAATGTAGGCAAGACTGCAGCAATAGATGCTAGCTATGCTGTTTGACAGGGCTCTCCTAGGCAGCTAAAATGTTGTAAACGTATTTCTCATTAAGACCCTGTTGAAAGCGGGGTGCCTGATATTTATCAGAACAGGCATCTCCCCTTTCACACAATGTGTCATTTCCATATCGCCTTTACTCAGGAACTTATAATTTCCTTCTGTTGTTCAAAGTCAGGAAATCTACTGTAAAAAAAAAGTCACAGCTACTGTATTTATTTGCTAGCCCCTTGGTTACAGCTTACTTAGCTCTGGAATACACTTCTTATCTGTAGGGTTTTCAGCATTTAGTGGTTAGCGGTTAGCTCACACCCCTTgagttttgttgtgttacagcctgaatttaaaatggattaaatgtagatgtttttgtcactggcctacacgcattaacctataatgtcaaagtggaattatgttttccgAAATTTTTACTAATTAAAAAttcaaagctgaaatgtcttgagtcaatagttattcaacccctttgttatggcaagcctaaataagttcaggagtaaaaatgtacttaacaagtcacatcactctgtgtgcaataatagtgtttgacatgatttatgaatgactaccttgtctctgtaccccacacatacaattatttgtcatgtccctcagtcgagcagtgcatttcaaacacatattcaaccacaaagaccagggaggttttccaatgcctcgtaaagaaaggaacctattggtagatgagttaaaaaatatttttttaaagcagacattgaatatccctttgagcacggtgaagttattaattacactttggatggtgtatcaatacacccagtcactacaaagatacaggcgtccttcctaactcagttgctggagcagaacaaaccactcagggatttcaccatgagggcaAGGGGGACTGTGAAACatttagagtttaatggctgtgatacaagaaactgaggatggctcaacaGCATTGTaattactctacaatactaacctaattaacagagtgaaaagaaggaagcctgtacagaaaaaaaatattccaaaacatgcatcctgtttgcaacaaggcactaaagtaatactgcaaaacatgtggcaaagcaattaactttttgtcctgctAAAAAGTgctatgtttgtggcaaatccaatacaacacattactgagtaccactctctgtattttcaagcatagtggtggctgcatcctgttatgggtatgcttgtcatcggctgttgttcctgagtggcctagttacagttttgacttaaattgtcttgaaaatctatggcaatacttgaaaatggctgtctagcaataatcaacaactaACTTAACagcgcttgaagaatttaaaaaataataatgtgcaaatattgtacaatccaggtgtgcacagctcttagaaacttactcagaaagacttgcagatgtaattgctgccaaatgtgattctaacatgtactgactcagggatgtgaatacttatgtaagtgagatatttctgtatttcatttttaatacatttgcagacaTTTCTAAagtcatgttttcactttgtcattatggggtattgtgtgtagatgggtggagacataatctatttaatcaattttaaattcaggctgtaacacaacaaaatgtggaataagtcatggAGTATGAATACTTTTAATGGCACCGTAGAAGTAGCCTGTGTGACTGCTTTTAAAGAATGGTAAACAGATGGGAGGGCTAGTGAAGACATTCACTCTGCTAGAACTTGCACTTAAATCCTAATTTGTCATCAGTTTCCAACGTTTGTAATCACAGCCTCAGATGATGTACACGCATTTTTGAAGGCGCAATATCCAACCAATGTGTATTTATTTACCGTAGCTAGGGTGGTTTCTATGGTTACAGGGGAAAATGCTGCTAAGAATATCGTGGCTGAGAAAGTGCTCCTTTCATGGTAGCCAATACCAGAGGCAAAAATCCCATACCCTCCCACCGTGACATCAATTTTCCTACCTTGGTTTAGCATGATTTCTGAAGTGAGGTTTGCCTCGATTTCTTTATGCGTCTCGATTTCTTTTTCCAGGACTGTAATGTTTCCACCCAAAATAACCTGCAACAAAGACAGTGGTGGTCATTGATTAACTCCTCAGGAATTCCCAGAACTAGTTAATACAACTTCTGTGAACATTGGCACAGTCATCCCAAGGAGTCCCTCCTATCACATATTTGAAATGCTGAGTGAAAGCAGGCTTGTGACAGAACCAGGTTTGGCTATGAGAACAGCCTCTGAAAACATTCCTTTCATCCAGCGTTTTTATGTGAAACAACACCAATGAACACATTTACTCTAATACAGTATCGATGAAGAAAAGAGGTGGAAATAATGATCTCATCAAAGACAACGGTGAAAGATTAAGACCTTTGTGCTTAAAGAACATGGACTGCTGCCAAAATGGCAACATTTTCCCTACAtacttctggtcaaaagtagagcactatatagggagtagggtgccatttcagacacagacgTGGTGTGCCCTATTTCTGCTTTCCCTCTTCTTCCAGGAAGGGTTGATCTTGACCTCCCACCCACTCCCTGGGAAGGACTAGCTGCTTTTAATATTTTGATTGCTGCATTTGCAGAGTATTTGCATAACTGTCCACATTAAATGGATACTGTCTGTCCATTGTGCCTCTGGTTGTTATGTAAAGGCCTAATGTGGATTTTCGGTCTGCCATTTATTTTCACAAGTAGTTATTTGGCATGATGATACAGTAACATGTTTTGAAACTGTTACAAACAGTCAAATGGAAATGGTATTTAAAAAAACAGGAAATCATAGCCATGCCTGTTTAGATTAGGTTTGGATGTCCAATCAATCTAAAATGACACATCGGGTACAACGGAGAGggtagaagaaggagagaggcagaggataACAGGCAGCTTGAGGAATTGAGCAAGTCAGTTGTAACCTCAGGCCTGCGGGAACCAGAGAGGGGAGTAGGAGGGGAGGGAAAGCAAAGCCAGGCAATGCAAACACTCACGTTTTCCTGCCGACAGTCATCCAGGGACACGTTGGTCTGTCCCAGGTGCTCCAGgagcctctctgtctccctgagcTGCCGGGTCTGGTTGGCGTGGccctcctccaccatctcctccaGGGCTGCCTTGTTCTTGGCGTACACCACCCTGGCCCCCTCGTGCTTCTCCGTCAGGGTCTGTAGTTCAGCTCGGCACTGGCTGGCACTCTTCATGTCCGGAGAGGTGGCCCACACCACAATGATGATGAGGGAGATTACCGACCACAGGGCCAGGCAGGCGATCACAATGTTGCGGGTGGTCTGGGATGACTTGGAGCTGGCCATGGTGAACAAGaaggttgtggtggtggttctgatgatgatgatgattggaAAAAGTTGATCCGGAGTGTTTCCTGTCCTGCGGGAGGTGTCTGTGTAAAGAGGCAGGAGGTTCCTCTCAGAGTGAGTAACTGACTGAGTCTGTCTAAAGGATGAACCTCCCCTAAAACTCTGCCTCTGCTGGACAGGAAAGGGGTGTGGCCCTGGCTCTCCCCCCTCTGCCCCCTTCCTCCCACTCTGTTCCCTTCATGCCCTGATAGGGGGGGCAGTAATTAAAAAGGAAATCACAACATTAGacacgagagacagagagaggagatatgagCTGTTCCCACACACACTGCGTCAGCTGCAAGGAACACCATGAGGGGAAGTTAAAGCAAAACTCAAAAGTGCCTGGTGTAAAGCTGTGTTTTTCCctgaaagggtgtgtgtgtgtttctgtttccaTTTCTCAGTCGCAGAGAGAAACCTGGCAGGACTCCCAACTCCACATAGAGCTGGCCTTGAACGCAGCTTCGCGTGGAGAGTTCACTCACACAGCCTGTTTTGGTTCTTCAGCTATGTCTTATTTTAAACACTTTCACAAGAGCCTGAGTGCAGTGGCTGAGGCAGCGACTCAGTGTTTCCTGAGCTCATTCCAGCAGGGCCCTAAGAGAATccatggcacacagacacaccccaaACAACTCAGGCAACCCAGTTGCTATGCTCTTAGAAAAAAGGAtttaggataaccctttttgattccacaAAGAACCCTCCTACATGGAACCTTAAGAGTTCTATCTGGAGTCAAAAAGGGTTCCTCAAAgggttctatggggacagccgaagaaccattttaggttctagatagactAGGGGGGAAAAGGGTGATGTCTGCCCCCTTCATCAACAAATTACGACATAAAACTGAACTCTGCTCCTGTTTGAGAATGTAATCTGTATACCCGTAATAGATAAGGATGTAGTTGGATGCATTTtggttgtatgtattattttcctCTGTCACAATCTAAACTGACACCAATGTTATGCCTTTGTCATGCATGTTTGATTTCATTATATTGAATTCCTCTGATCAAATACCCATCCAAGTTCCAGATGAAACATTCCACAGTAGTCTGAGAAAGGAATGACTCACTTTGCTTTTTCAGCTACCCTCCTATgtgacaataaaaaaataaaaataaaaagggcCTGGAAAGCACAACTTCCTCACTCTTTGTCCTCATGAACCTCTTTGCCAAAACATCCAAAAATGGTAAGGAAAATTAAGAGGATGTGGAAATGAGATGGCTCTTGGTTGGatactgagtgaacaaaacattaggatcaccttcctaatatttattTGCACCCCCTCTcccgtttgccctcagaacagccttaattcgtaAGGGCAGGGAcgctacaaggtgtcgaaagcattccacagagatgctggccacgttgactccaatgcttcccacagttgtgtcaagttggctggatgtcctttgggtggtggaccattcttgatacacacggagaGTGGAAAACcaagcagcattgcagttcaAAGGcacaaatcttttgtcttgcccattcaccctctgaatggcacacagacaatacatgtctcaattgtctcaatgtttaataatccttctttaacctgtaacctccccttcatctacactaattgaatGGGAGCATAGCTTTCTCCCGGTCAGTCTATTTCATGGaaagaggtgttcctaatgttttctacacCTCAGGTATATTACAACACTTCAGGAACTGGCCCGTAGTAAGTTGAGTGAAACGCAAAATACCTTCAAAAATTGGAAGTATTTAGGTATTGGTACAAATTAAGGAAACAGGTTTCAAgcaagtttttagaaatggttCCCGAAATGTTCTAGAATTCAGGGGCATATTTTCAACTTATCAAACAAGAATGCGCCTTGTAAGTTGAGGCAatggcatacagtgccttgcgaaagtattcggcccccttgaactttgcgaccttttgccacatttcaggcttcaaacataaagatataaaactgtatttttttgtgaagaatcaacaacaagtgggacacaatcatgaagtggaacgacatttattggatatttcaaacttttttaacaaatcaaaaactgaaaaattgggcgtgcaaaattattcagcccccttaagttaatactttgtagcgccaccttttgctgcgattacagctgtaagtcgcttgggatatgtctctatcagttttgcacatcgagagactgacattttttcccattcctccttgcaaaacagctcgagctcagtgaggttggatggagagcatttgtgaacagcagttttcagttctttccacagattctcgattggattcaggattcactttgacttggccattctaacacctggatatgtttatttttgaaccattccattgtagattttgctttatgttttggatcattgtcttgttggaagacaaatctccgccccagtctcaggtcttttgcagactccatcaggttttcttccagaatggtcctgtatttggctccatccatcttcccatctattttaaccatcttccctgtccctgctgaataaaagcaggcccaaaccatgatgctgccaccaccatgtttgacagtgggtatggtgtgttcagggtgatgagctgtgttgcttttacgccaaacataacgttttgcattgttgccaaaaatttcaattttggtgtcatctgaccagagcaccttcttccacatgtttggtgtgtctcccaggtggcttgtggcaaactttaaacgacactttttatggatatctttaagaaatggctttcttcttgccactctcacaacagtatctcggacctgcctggtgtgttccttgttcttcatgatgctctctgcgcttttaacggacctctgagactatcacagtgcaggtgcatttatacggagacttgattacacacaggtggattgtatttatcatcattagtcatttaggtcaacattggatcattcagagatcctcactgaacttctggagagagtttgctgcactgaaagtaaaggggctgaataattttgcacgcccaatttttccgtttttgatttgttaaaaaagtttgaaatatccaataaatgtcgttccacttcatgattgtgtcccacttgttgttgattcttcacaaaaaaaatacagttttacatctttatgtttgaagcctgaaatgtggcaaaaggtcacaaagttcaagggggccgaatactttcgcaaggcactgtatgcattactagtcaaaagtttgga harbors:
- the LOC110524132 gene encoding uncharacterized protein LOC110524132, yielding MASSKSSQTTRNIVIACLALWSVISLIIIVVWATSPDMKSASQCRAELQTLTEKHEGARVVYAKNKAALEEMVEEGHANQTRQLRETERLLEHLGQTNVSLDDCRQENVILGGNITVLEKEIETHKEIEANLTSEIMLNQEHIELLHENLTQASHKWASCVALHSAAESQRIAAESQTKACESSKLYLQKQLQKCKKDGGHASELLDDGVAAPQTSILALAVVLCVSLQLIT